A genomic window from Bubalus bubalis isolate 160015118507 breed Murrah chromosome 11, NDDB_SH_1, whole genome shotgun sequence includes:
- the RAB11A gene encoding ras-related protein Rab-11A, producing MGTRDDEYDYLFKVVLIGDSGVGKSNLLSRFTRNEFNLESKSTIGVEFATRSIQVDGKTIKAQIWDTAGQERYRAITSAYYRGAVGALLVYDIAKHLTYENVERWLKELRDHADSNIVIMLVGNKSDLRHLRAVPTDEARAFAEKNGLSFIETSALDSTNVEAAFQTILTEIYRIVSQKQMSDRRENDMSPSNNVVPIHVPPTTENKPKVQCCQNI from the exons ATGGGCACCCGCGACGACGAGTACGACTACCTCTTCAAAG TTGTTCTTATTGGAGATTCTGGTGTTGGAAAGAGTAATCTCCTGTCTCGATTTACTCGAAATGAGTTTAATCTCGAAAGCAAGAGCACCATTGGAGTAGAGTTTGCAACAAGAAGCATCCAGGTTGATGGGAAAACAATAAAGGCACAGATATGGGACACAGCAGGGCAAGAACGATACCGCGCTATAACATCAGC ataCTATCGTGGAGCTGTAGGTGCCTTATTGGTTTATGACATTGCTAAACATCTCACATATGAAAATGTAGAGCGATGGCTGAAAGAACTAAGAGATCACGCTGATAGTAACATTGTTATCATGCTTGTGGGCAATAAGAGTGATTTGCGCCATCTCAGGGCAGTTCCTACAGATGAAGCAAGAGCTTTTGCAG AAAAAAATGGTTTGTCATTCATTGAGACATCTGCTCTAGACTCTACAAATGTGGAAGCTGCTTTTCAGACAATCTTGACAG agatATACCGCATTGTTTCTCAGAAGCAAATGTCAGACAGACGTGAAAATGACATGTCTCCAAGCAACAATGTGGTTCCTATTCATGTTCCACCAACCACTGAAAACAAGCCAAAGGTGCAGTGCTGTCAGAACATATAA